In one Blastococcus sp. Marseille-P5729 genomic region, the following are encoded:
- a CDS encoding Na(+)/H(+) antiporter subunit C, translated as MSILAAGQAGISPNVTLIVVASVLVGCGVYLLLERALTRVLLGIVLMSNGVSLLYMVVSGRARGAPLIGERPADEMSDALPQAFVLTAIVISLATVAFMMALAYRQWQLTGSDDVPDDAEDALIQRMAERDEVSETYDAEDTTSTTSAEEDPDEADLSEEAAAEAQGAERTDLAVHEVTAPHEGTVVDELSPDGEPSPGDEGGKR; from the coding sequence GTGAGCATCCTCGCCGCCGGGCAGGCCGGCATCAGCCCCAACGTGACGCTCATCGTCGTCGCCTCGGTGCTCGTCGGGTGCGGCGTGTATCTGCTGCTCGAGCGGGCCCTCACCCGCGTGCTGCTGGGCATCGTCCTGATGAGCAATGGCGTCTCGCTGCTGTACATGGTCGTCAGCGGCCGGGCGCGCGGGGCGCCGTTGATCGGCGAGCGACCGGCGGACGAGATGAGCGACGCCCTCCCGCAGGCCTTCGTGCTGACCGCGATCGTGATCTCCCTGGCGACGGTCGCGTTCATGATGGCGCTGGCCTACCGTCAGTGGCAGCTGACCGGCAGCGACGACGTCCCGGACGACGCCGAGGACGCCCTCATCCAGCGCATGGCCGAACGCGACGAGGTCTCGGAGACCTACGACGCGGAGGACACCACCTCGACCACGAGCGCCGAGGAGGATCCGGACGAGGCCGACCTCTCTGAGGAGGCCGCCGCCGAGGCGCAAGGCGCCGAGCGGACGGACCTCGCCGTCCACGAGGTGACCGCGCCGCACGAAGGCACGGTCGTCGACGAGCTGTCCCCGGACGGCGAGCCATCCCCGGGCGACGAAGGGGGGAAGCGATGA
- a CDS encoding Na+/H+ antiporter subunit D yields the protein MSWLIPLPVLLPLLGAALTLIFRHSVMLQRAISVGILALTLAVAGGLIYITHTEGPIAIWLGGWQDLGIALVADRLAALVLFVSCIVTLIVLVFSIGQGIADGSGDTPLTVFFPTYLVLSAGVANAFLAGDLFNLFVGFEILLFASYVLLTLSGTGPRIRAGTTYVVVSIVSSFLFLVAIAATYALTGTVNLAQLNARFAEVAPAAAITVQVLLLTVFGIKAAVFPMSAWLPDSYPTAPAPVTAVFAGLLTKVGVYAIIRTQTILFPDSPLQGLLMWVALLTMLVGILGAVAQTGIKRILSFTLVSHIGYMIFGVALASEAGLSGAVFYVAHHITIQTALFLATGLIDRMSGTTSLGTLGGLAAVSPVLGVLFSPAAMTLGGIPPLSGFIAKVGLLQAGVAPGTPMAYVLVAGSLLTSLLTLYAMAKVWSQAFWRTPSEVVAQTMNRRPDLDPRQAARREGQELEFDLDDETDDSDEPRSKALPPSMLLATGAMVAVSLAITLLAGPLFAYTDDAARDMMLTTPYLEAIRGSRG from the coding sequence ATGAGCTGGCTGATTCCCCTCCCGGTGCTGCTGCCGTTGCTCGGCGCAGCGCTCACCCTGATCTTCCGTCACTCGGTGATGCTGCAGCGAGCGATCAGCGTGGGGATCCTGGCGCTCACCCTCGCCGTCGCCGGCGGGCTCATCTACATCACGCACACCGAGGGCCCGATCGCGATCTGGCTGGGCGGCTGGCAGGATCTGGGGATCGCACTCGTGGCCGACCGGCTCGCGGCCCTGGTGCTGTTCGTCTCGTGCATCGTCACGCTCATCGTGCTGGTCTTCTCAATCGGGCAGGGCATCGCCGACGGTAGCGGCGACACCCCGCTGACGGTCTTCTTCCCGACCTATCTGGTGCTGTCGGCCGGCGTCGCCAACGCCTTCCTCGCCGGCGATCTTTTCAACCTGTTCGTCGGCTTCGAGATCCTGCTGTTCGCGTCCTATGTGCTGCTGACCCTCAGCGGCACCGGCCCGCGCATCCGTGCCGGGACCACCTATGTGGTGGTCAGCATCGTCTCGTCCTTCCTGTTCCTCGTGGCGATCGCCGCCACCTACGCGTTGACCGGCACCGTGAACCTGGCCCAGCTCAACGCCCGCTTCGCCGAGGTCGCGCCGGCGGCGGCGATCACTGTTCAGGTGCTGCTGCTGACCGTCTTCGGCATCAAGGCCGCGGTCTTCCCGATGTCCGCGTGGCTGCCCGACAGCTATCCGACCGCACCCGCACCCGTCACCGCGGTCTTCGCGGGCCTGCTGACGAAGGTCGGCGTCTACGCGATCATCCGTACCCAGACGATTCTCTTCCCCGACTCGCCGCTGCAGGGGCTACTGATGTGGGTGGCGCTGCTGACCATGCTGGTCGGCATCCTCGGCGCCGTCGCGCAGACCGGCATCAAGAGGATTCTGTCGTTCACCCTCGTGAGCCACATCGGCTACATGATCTTCGGAGTGGCCCTCGCCAGCGAGGCGGGGCTGTCGGGGGCGGTCTTCTACGTCGCCCATCACATCACCATCCAGACCGCGCTGTTCCTGGCCACGGGGCTCATCGACCGGATGAGCGGCACCACCTCCCTCGGCACCCTCGGCGGGCTGGCGGCAGTCTCCCCGGTGCTCGGCGTGCTGTTCTCCCCCGCCGCGATGACCCTGGGCGGCATCCCGCCGCTCTCGGGCTTCATCGCCAAGGTCGGCCTGCTGCAGGCGGGGGTCGCCCCCGGGACGCCGATGGCCTATGTGCTGGTCGCAGGTTCGCTGCTGACCAGTCTGCTGACGCTGTACGCGATGGCGAAGGTGTGGTCGCAGGCGTTCTGGCGAACGCCGAGCGAGGTGGTCGCGCAGACCATGAACCGGCGGCCCGATCTGGACCCGCGCCAGGCCGCGCGCCGCGAGGGGCAGGAACTCGAGTTCGACCTCGACGACGAGACCGACGACTCCGACGAGCCTCGCAGCAAGGCGCTGCCGCCCTCGATGCTGCTGGCGACCGGAGCGATGGTGGCCGTCAGCCTCGCCATCACCCTGCTCGCCGGCCCGCTGTTCGCCTACACCGACGACGCCGCACGCGACATGATGCTCACCACGCCGTACCTCGAGGCGATTCGCGGATCGAGAGGCTAG
- a CDS encoding Na+/H+ antiporter subunit E: protein MTNVERLPTRLVRRGGWQPRAIGIITIAWCLMWDKLSWGNLANGFLVGLAATLIFPLPSIEYHGRPRPLAMIALLLRFMWDLVKAAVHVSWLAIRPRPAPRGSIVEVQLRTRSDLYITLVGALVALVPGSVVVEVRRAAGILYVHDVDTPGSEGVEACRARVLDIEERLVKAIGTRHEIALIEEAKSQ from the coding sequence ATGACGAACGTCGAACGACTCCCCACGCGGCTGGTCCGCCGCGGCGGGTGGCAGCCTCGCGCCATCGGGATCATCACCATCGCGTGGTGCCTGATGTGGGACAAGCTGTCCTGGGGCAACCTCGCCAACGGCTTCCTGGTCGGGCTGGCCGCGACGCTCATCTTCCCGCTGCCGTCGATCGAGTACCACGGCCGGCCGCGGCCGCTGGCGATGATCGCGCTGTTGCTGCGCTTCATGTGGGATTTGGTCAAGGCTGCCGTCCACGTCTCCTGGCTCGCGATCCGCCCCCGCCCGGCCCCGCGCGGCTCGATCGTCGAGGTACAGCTGCGCACCCGATCCGACCTCTACATCACGTTGGTCGGCGCGCTCGTGGCGCTGGTTCCCGGCTCCGTCGTGGTCGAGGTGCGCCGCGCCGCGGGAATCCTGTACGTGCACGACGTGGACACCCCCGGTTCCGAGGGCGTCGAGGCCTGCCGCGCGCGGGTCCTCGACATCGAGGAGCGGCTGGTCAAGGCAATCGGCACCCGCCACGAGATAGCGCTGATCGAGGAGGCCAAGTCGCAATGA
- a CDS encoding monovalent cation/H+ antiporter complex subunit F, with product MSVVYMIAISMLVIAGLIAVWRIVVGPSNVDRILANDIIVVVVICGIAVTITASGSGSALPILLVLALVGFVGAVSVARFLVIREGREQR from the coding sequence ATGAGCGTCGTCTACATGATCGCGATCAGCATGCTGGTCATCGCGGGGCTGATCGCCGTCTGGAGGATCGTCGTCGGCCCCTCGAACGTCGACCGCATCCTCGCCAACGACATCATCGTCGTCGTGGTGATCTGCGGCATCGCGGTCACGATCACCGCCTCGGGGTCGGGCTCGGCGCTTCCGATCCTGCTCGTGCTGGCGCTCGTCGGCTTCGTCGGCGCGGTGTCCGTCGCGCGCTTCCTCGTCATCCGAGAGGGGCGCGAGCAACGATGA
- the mnhG gene encoding monovalent cation/H(+) antiporter subunit G, with translation MSWGTLLDVLGAIATLAGASLTLIASIGLARFENLFMRMHAATKPQTLGLFLILSGLALTLRTWSAFGTLVLVAVAQALTAPVSAHMLSRAAYRAGLVKPSDYDTDELDEALRETPPDHPLHH, from the coding sequence ATGAGCTGGGGCACTCTTCTCGACGTCCTGGGCGCGATCGCCACCCTCGCCGGCGCCTCCCTCACGCTGATCGCGTCCATCGGCCTGGCCCGGTTCGAGAACCTGTTCATGCGGATGCACGCCGCCACCAAGCCGCAGACCCTCGGCCTGTTCCTCATCCTCAGTGGCCTGGCGCTGACGTTGCGCACCTGGAGCGCGTTCGGCACCCTCGTCCTGGTAGCGGTCGCGCAGGCGCTCACAGCGCCGGTATCCGCGCACATGCTCAGCCGCGCCGCCTACCGGGCTGGTCTGGTCAAGCCGAGCGATTACGACACCGACGAGCTGGACGAGGCGTTGCGCGAGACGCCGCCCGATCACCCGCTGCACCACTGA
- a CDS encoding arylamine N-acetyltransferase — MKSADVVSRYLARLDLAEAPPITPKGLRAIHEAHLFSVPFENLSINLKEKVPLTHRAFAEKIALSRRGGICYELNGALYWLLKRLGFDVTLASSRVWVDGGLTHPGDHMVVLVNFDSRKGDVWIADVGFGAHAMKPLKLTKAGSQHDATGDYTVRPAGTGCHDVLRGDVPIYRIEPGIRSLTDFRAVYWWQQTSPDSRNTQRTMCSLPTANGRVTISNNELTRTKKDSRRVELMDDKATLSAYREYFGIELDDVPRPRFPLLWSDARS; from the coding sequence ATGAAGTCCGCCGACGTCGTGAGCCGCTACCTGGCCCGCCTCGATCTCGCCGAGGCTCCCCCGATCACCCCCAAGGGTCTGCGGGCCATTCACGAGGCACATCTGTTCAGCGTGCCCTTCGAGAACCTCTCGATCAACCTCAAGGAGAAGGTGCCGCTCACCCACCGCGCGTTCGCGGAGAAGATCGCGCTGAGTCGCCGGGGCGGCATCTGCTACGAGCTCAACGGTGCCCTGTACTGGCTGCTGAAGCGGCTGGGGTTCGACGTCACCCTGGCATCCAGCCGCGTGTGGGTGGACGGCGGCCTCACCCACCCTGGCGACCACATGGTCGTGCTGGTGAACTTCGACAGCCGGAAGGGTGACGTGTGGATCGCCGACGTCGGATTCGGCGCCCACGCGATGAAGCCGCTGAAGCTGACCAAGGCCGGTTCCCAGCACGACGCGACCGGCGACTATACGGTCCGCCCGGCCGGCACCGGCTGCCACGACGTCCTGCGCGGGGACGTGCCGATCTACCGGATCGAACCTGGTATCCGCTCGCTCACGGACTTCCGCGCCGTCTACTGGTGGCAGCAGACCTCACCAGACAGCCGGAACACCCAACGCACCATGTGCTCGCTGCCGACCGCGAACGGGCGGGTGACGATCAGCAACAACGAGCTCACCCGGACCAAGAAGGACTCACGGCGGGTGGAGCTGATGGACGACAAAGCGACACTGTCGGCCTACCGGGAGTACTTCGGCATCGAGCTGGACGACGTACCCCGTCCCCGATTCCCGTTGCTGTGGAGCGACGCGCGTTCCTGA
- a CDS encoding NAD-dependent epimerase/dehydratase family protein: MKVAVVGATGNVGTAVLRALRDSDEAAQIVGIARRLPEPAAQPYDVAEWHSVDLADPASSEALETAFNGAEAVIHLAWLIQPNRQRELMRTVNVDGTGRVLEAAARAGVRRIVVASSVGAYSPSRDSEPHDEWWPVQGIETSHYSVDKAAQEQLLQSFQQRHPDIDVAWLRTALVFQRGAGAEIQRLFLGPLAPTRLLGRVRIPLLPLPQGVRLQVVHADDAAQAYLLAAVRGSSGAFNIAADDVLVAKDLAAAVRGMKVIEVRPAVLRAAMSAAYRARAIPADAGWLDMGMQVPVMDTSRAKRELGWKPRHSARHALDELIVGLREQLGTGSPALRGNDTSMPTTRPDPAD; encoded by the coding sequence ATGAAAGTCGCAGTCGTAGGCGCCACGGGAAACGTCGGCACCGCAGTACTGCGCGCGCTGCGCGACAGCGACGAAGCCGCGCAGATCGTGGGGATCGCGCGTCGGCTCCCCGAGCCGGCCGCGCAGCCATACGACGTCGCGGAGTGGCACTCGGTCGATCTGGCCGACCCCGCGTCGTCCGAGGCGTTGGAAACCGCGTTCAACGGCGCGGAAGCGGTGATCCACCTGGCGTGGCTGATCCAGCCGAACCGCCAGCGCGAGCTCATGCGCACTGTCAACGTCGATGGCACCGGCCGGGTGCTGGAGGCCGCGGCACGAGCCGGCGTACGACGCATCGTCGTGGCGTCATCGGTCGGCGCCTACTCGCCCTCGCGGGACAGCGAGCCGCACGACGAGTGGTGGCCGGTGCAAGGCATCGAGACCTCCCATTACAGCGTCGACAAGGCGGCGCAGGAGCAGCTGCTGCAGAGCTTCCAGCAGCGCCACCCCGACATCGACGTCGCCTGGCTGCGGACGGCGCTGGTGTTCCAGCGTGGCGCCGGCGCGGAGATCCAGCGGCTGTTCCTGGGCCCGCTCGCGCCGACCCGGCTGCTGGGGCGAGTGCGCATCCCGCTGCTCCCGCTGCCCCAGGGCGTCCGGCTGCAGGTCGTGCACGCGGACGACGCCGCGCAGGCCTACCTGCTGGCCGCTGTCCGCGGCTCCTCCGGCGCATTCAACATCGCGGCGGACGACGTCCTGGTCGCCAAGGACCTCGCGGCCGCGGTCCGCGGCATGAAGGTGATCGAGGTCCGTCCGGCCGTGCTGCGCGCTGCCATGTCCGCGGCCTACCGGGCCCGTGCGATCCCCGCCGACGCCGGGTGGCTCGACATGGGCATGCAGGTGCCGGTGATGGACACCTCGCGCGCCAAGCGCGAGCTCGGCTGGAAGCCACGGCACTCCGCCCGGCATGCTCTCGACGAGCTGATCGTCGGGCTGCGCGAGCAGCTGGGCACCGGATCGCCCGCACTGCGTGGAAACGACACGTCGATGCCGACCACCAGGCCGGACCCAGCCGACTAG
- a CDS encoding zinc-dependent alcohol dehydrogenase, producing the protein MRAVTWQKKGTVEVSEVADPVVQKPTDAIVRVTSTALCGSDLHLYSVLGPFLSKGDILGHEAMGIVEEVGSAVTHVQPGDRVVVPFNISCGHCRMCRMDLQSQCETTQQTEQDKGAALLGFTKLYGSVPGGQAERLRVPHADYGLVKVPESGADEHYLYLSDILPTAWQGVKYAGIEEGSTAVIVGLGPVGQLAAACAQHLGASKVIGLDLVPERLARAKQRGVTTIDITTVKDVEKSVRELTDGLGADGVVDAVGMEAHGNPIAGLATSATSSLPGPIARAAIERAGIDRLAALHTAITCARRGGTVSISGVYGGMADPMPMMTMFDRQLTLRMGQCNVRRWTDELRGLLDGGADPFGVDDLATHRVPLSEAPAAYEMFQKKQDGCIKVILDPAG; encoded by the coding sequence ATGCGAGCAGTCACCTGGCAGAAGAAGGGCACCGTCGAGGTCAGCGAGGTAGCCGACCCCGTCGTCCAGAAGCCCACCGACGCGATCGTCCGCGTCACCTCCACCGCGCTCTGCGGCTCGGACCTGCACCTCTACAGCGTCCTTGGCCCCTTCCTGAGCAAGGGCGACATCCTCGGCCACGAGGCCATGGGCATCGTCGAGGAGGTCGGCAGCGCAGTCACCCACGTGCAACCGGGCGACCGCGTCGTCGTACCGTTCAACATCTCCTGCGGCCACTGCCGCATGTGCCGAATGGATCTGCAGTCGCAGTGCGAGACCACCCAGCAGACCGAGCAGGACAAGGGCGCGGCGCTGCTCGGCTTTACCAAGCTCTACGGCTCGGTGCCCGGCGGTCAGGCCGAGCGGCTACGGGTGCCGCACGCTGACTACGGCCTGGTGAAGGTCCCCGAGTCCGGCGCGGATGAGCACTACCTCTACCTGTCCGACATCCTCCCCACGGCATGGCAGGGCGTGAAGTACGCCGGCATCGAGGAGGGCAGCACCGCTGTCATCGTCGGCCTCGGTCCCGTGGGCCAGCTCGCCGCCGCGTGCGCCCAGCACCTCGGGGCGTCGAAGGTGATCGGCCTGGATCTCGTGCCGGAGCGGCTTGCTCGCGCCAAGCAGCGCGGCGTCACCACGATCGACATCACTACCGTCAAGGACGTCGAGAAGTCGGTGCGTGAGCTGACCGACGGTCTCGGCGCCGACGGCGTCGTCGACGCGGTCGGGATGGAGGCGCACGGCAACCCGATCGCAGGCCTGGCGACCTCGGCGACCAGCAGCCTGCCCGGTCCGATCGCCCGTGCCGCCATCGAGCGCGCCGGCATCGATCGGCTGGCAGCACTGCACACCGCTATCACCTGCGCCCGCCGCGGCGGCACGGTCTCCATCAGCGGCGTCTACGGCGGCATGGCCGACCCGATGCCGATGATGACGATGTTCGACCGGCAGCTCACGCTACGGATGGGTCAGTGCAACGTGCGCCGGTGGACCGACGAGCTCCGCGGCCTGCTGGACGGCGGTGCGGATCCCTTCGGTGTGGACGATCTGGCCACCCACCGCGTACCGCTGAGCGAGGCGCCGGCGGCGTACGAGATGTTCCAGAAGAAGCAGGACGGTTGCATCAAGGTCATCCTGGACCCAGCCGGATAG
- a CDS encoding NDMA-dependent alcohol dehydrogenase, which translates to MKVQAAVLGGIGQDWEIREIEVGDPVANEVQVKLTASGLCHSDEHVRTGSSPVPFFPVVGGHEGAGVITKVGPGVVGLEEGDHVVLSFIPACGKCRMCAKGLQNLCDLGAGLVKGKAISDKTFRYTIDGEPAIPFCLLGTFSPYVTVHEASVVKIEKDIPLDKAALLGCGVSTGWGSATEIGGTKAGDTVVVMGCGGIGINAVQGAAAAGARFVVAVDPVDFKREKAMELGATHAYASIEEAMGPVGEMTWGTLADVTVIAVGEISGEHIQPACQITGKGGTVVVTGMGDFRDGEVKLNLFELTLLQKNLQGAIFGGIGPRQQIPQLLNMYRAGLLKLDELVTTEYSLAEINQGYQDMNDGKNIRGIIRYTDEDYAGAK; encoded by the coding sequence ATGAAGGTACAGGCGGCGGTCCTCGGCGGGATTGGCCAGGACTGGGAGATTCGCGAGATCGAGGTCGGCGACCCAGTCGCGAACGAGGTGCAGGTCAAGCTCACCGCCTCGGGACTGTGCCATTCCGACGAGCATGTCCGCACGGGCTCTAGCCCCGTACCGTTCTTTCCGGTCGTCGGAGGTCACGAGGGCGCCGGCGTGATCACCAAGGTCGGTCCGGGCGTGGTCGGACTCGAGGAGGGCGACCACGTCGTCCTGTCGTTCATCCCGGCCTGTGGCAAATGCCGGATGTGCGCCAAAGGTCTACAGAATCTGTGCGATCTGGGCGCCGGTCTGGTCAAGGGCAAGGCGATCTCCGACAAGACCTTCCGCTACACGATCGACGGTGAGCCCGCGATCCCGTTCTGCCTGCTGGGCACGTTCTCGCCGTACGTCACTGTGCACGAGGCCTCGGTGGTCAAGATCGAGAAGGACATCCCGCTCGACAAGGCCGCGCTGCTGGGCTGCGGCGTCTCTACCGGCTGGGGCTCGGCCACCGAGATCGGCGGCACCAAGGCCGGCGACACCGTCGTCGTCATGGGCTGCGGCGGCATCGGCATCAACGCCGTCCAGGGCGCAGCCGCCGCCGGCGCGCGGTTCGTCGTCGCCGTCGACCCGGTCGACTTCAAGCGCGAGAAGGCGATGGAGCTCGGCGCCACCCATGCCTATGCCTCGATTGAGGAGGCGATGGGCCCGGTCGGCGAGATGACCTGGGGCACCCTCGCCGATGTCACGGTGATCGCGGTCGGGGAGATCAGCGGCGAGCACATCCAGCCCGCCTGCCAGATCACCGGCAAGGGCGGCACCGTGGTGGTCACCGGCATGGGCGACTTCCGCGACGGCGAGGTCAAGCTCAACCTGTTCGAGCTGACCCTCCTGCAGAAGAACCTGCAGGGCGCGATCTTCGGCGGCATCGGGCCGCGTCAGCAGATCCCGCAGCTGCTGAACATGTACCGCGCCGGCCTGCTGAAGCTCGACGAGCTCGTCACCACCGAGTACTCGCTCGCCGAGATCAACCAGGGCTACCAGGACATGAACGACGGGAAGAACATTCGCGGCATCATCCGCTACACCGACGAGGACTATGCCGGCGCCAAGTAG
- a CDS encoding NDMA-dependent alcohol dehydrogenase — protein sequence MKVNAAVLTSAESNEWTVQEIEVGDPVAGEVQVKLTVSGLCHSDEHLLTGATPIPFYPVLGGHEGAGVVTKVGDGVTNLKEGDHVVLAFIPACGKCRPCSKGLQNLCDLGAGLLTGEAIADGTHRYKTNDGQPIMPMCLLGTFSPYVTVHEASVIKIEDDVPLDKAALLGCGVSTGWGSATEIGGTKAGDTVVVMGCGGVGMNAVQGAAAAGARYVVAVDPVESKREKAMELGATHAFASMEEAMQPVADMTWGTMADVTIETVGDVQGEDIKACADMTGKGGTIVVTGMGDAAKNDVQLNLFELTLLQKRVQGAIFGGASPRKQIPHLLNMYRSGQLKLDELITKEYKLSEINQGYQDMRDGKNVRGIIRYTDEDYAGV from the coding sequence ATGAAGGTCAACGCTGCCGTACTCACCTCCGCCGAGTCGAACGAGTGGACCGTCCAGGAGATCGAGGTCGGCGACCCAGTGGCCGGCGAGGTACAGGTCAAGCTGACCGTCTCGGGCCTGTGTCACTCCGACGAGCACCTGCTCACCGGGGCAACGCCGATCCCGTTCTACCCCGTCCTGGGCGGGCATGAGGGTGCGGGCGTCGTCACCAAGGTCGGCGACGGCGTCACGAACCTGAAGGAGGGCGACCACGTCGTCCTCGCCTTCATCCCCGCGTGCGGCAAGTGCCGACCCTGCTCGAAGGGGCTGCAGAACCTGTGCGACCTCGGGGCCGGGCTGCTCACCGGTGAGGCCATCGCCGACGGCACCCACCGGTACAAGACGAACGACGGGCAGCCCATCATGCCCATGTGCCTGCTGGGCACCTTCTCGCCGTACGTCACCGTGCACGAGGCCTCGGTCATCAAGATCGAGGACGACGTCCCGCTCGACAAGGCCGCGCTGCTGGGCTGCGGCGTCTCGACCGGCTGGGGCTCGGCCACCGAGATCGGCGGCACCAAGGCCGGCGACACCGTCGTCGTCATGGGCTGCGGGGGTGTCGGCATGAACGCCGTCCAGGGCGCTGCCGCCGCGGGCGCCCGGTACGTCGTGGCCGTCGACCCGGTCGAGTCCAAGCGCGAGAAGGCGATGGAGCTCGGCGCGACCCACGCCTTCGCCTCGATGGAGGAGGCAATGCAGCCGGTCGCGGACATGACCTGGGGCACGATGGCCGACGTCACCATCGAGACAGTGGGCGACGTGCAGGGTGAGGACATCAAGGCGTGCGCCGATATGACCGGCAAGGGCGGCACGATCGTCGTCACCGGCATGGGCGACGCCGCCAAGAACGACGTCCAGCTGAACCTGTTCGAGCTCACCCTCCTGCAGAAGCGAGTGCAGGGCGCGATCTTCGGCGGGGCCAGCCCGCGCAAGCAGATCCCGCACCTGCTGAACATGTACCGCAGCGGCCAGCTCAAGCTCGACGAACTGATCACCAAGGAGTACAAGCTCTCGGAAATCAACCAGGGCTACCAGGACATGCGCGACGGCAAGAACGTCCGCGGCATCATCCGCTACACCGACGAGGACTACGCCGGCGTATAG
- a CDS encoding phosphotriesterase, which produces MPKQISTVRGMVDVDSLGTTLMHEHVFIVDPDILRNYGGHWEEDKRIADAVEKLKAAKAAGIDTIVDPTVVGLGRYLPWVQRVNEQVDINIIPATGLYSFGEIRTFFEYRGPGELIDMPEPMTELFVRDIKEGIAGTGVKAAFLKHVIEATGLTHGQTRIATAVCEAHQETGVPITVHTNSEHEMGRVAIEFYEKHNVDLTKVVIGHAGDSNDLDYLRFIADKGCIIGHDRFGLDIFNTTDQRVASIATLCKEGYADRIALAHDVSCYIDYFPGDQQQAIGQVVPNWHLLHITNDVLPALREQGVTDDQIHQMMVETPKRYFS; this is translated from the coding sequence ATGCCGAAGCAGATCTCCACCGTCCGAGGAATGGTCGACGTCGACTCCCTCGGCACCACGCTGATGCACGAGCACGTCTTCATCGTCGACCCCGACATTCTCCGCAACTACGGCGGGCACTGGGAGGAGGACAAGCGGATCGCCGACGCGGTCGAGAAGCTCAAGGCGGCCAAGGCCGCAGGCATCGACACCATCGTCGACCCCACCGTCGTCGGTCTCGGCCGCTATCTGCCCTGGGTGCAGCGGGTCAACGAGCAGGTCGACATCAACATCATCCCGGCGACCGGCTTGTACTCCTTCGGTGAGATCCGGACCTTCTTCGAGTACCGCGGGCCCGGCGAGCTGATCGACATGCCCGAGCCGATGACCGAGCTGTTCGTGCGCGACATCAAGGAGGGCATCGCGGGGACCGGCGTCAAGGCCGCCTTCCTCAAGCACGTCATCGAGGCCACCGGCCTGACCCACGGCCAGACCCGCATCGCGACCGCGGTCTGTGAGGCGCACCAGGAGACCGGCGTCCCGATCACCGTGCACACCAACTCCGAGCACGAGATGGGCCGGGTGGCGATCGAGTTCTACGAGAAGCACAACGTCGACCTGACCAAGGTCGTTATCGGGCACGCCGGTGACTCCAACGACCTGGACTACCTGCGGTTCATCGCTGACAAGGGCTGCATCATCGGGCACGACCGGTTCGGCTTGGACATCTTCAACACCACCGACCAGCGCGTCGCCAGCATCGCCACCCTCTGCAAGGAGGGGTACGCCGACCGGATCGCGCTTGCCCACGACGTGTCCTGCTACATCGACTACTTCCCCGGCGACCAGCAGCAGGCCATCGGCCAGGTCGTGCCCAACTGGCATCTGCTGCACATCACCAACGACGTGCTGCCCGCGCTGCGCGAGCAGGGCGTCACCGACGACCAGATTCACCAGATGATGGTCGAGACCCCGAAGCGCTACTTCAGCTAG